From Rhodovibrio salinarum DSM 9154:
TGGCTTTCGACGGGGGCGAAGTTGGTGGTGGTGACGGCCGGCGGGCAGGGCGCGGAAGCGTTCACCGCCGCAGAGCACGTCCGGATGCCGGCACGGCGCGTGGATGTGGTCGACGCGGTCGGGGCTGGTGACACGTTTCAGGCCGCGCTGATCGCGGCGCTGCTTGAAAGCGGTCGGCTGACCGGCCAGGCCGTCGCTGCGCTCGACGCCGAAGCCTTGTCCCGCTTACTTGACTTCGCGATGGCCGCTGCCGCCCTTACCTGTGCGCGCCGCGGCGCTGACTTGGCCTACCGCGCGGAGCTGCCCGCGCTGGATCTGGAGGTGCATTAATGGTTGCACGCGTCGTGCCGGTCCCGGCCTTCGACCTCATCGTGTTCGGGGCCACGGGCGACCTCTCGAAGCGCAAGCTGCTGCCGGCGCTCTATCAGCGGTTCCGCGATGGGCAGTTGCCCGAAGCCGCGCGGATCCTGGGCACCGGGCGTAGCCCCATGGAAGATGACGGCTTCCGGCAACTGGCCGAAGAGGCGATCCAGAACCATGTCGCCGCCGATCACCGCGATGCGGACTCGTTGCGCCGATTTGTCAGTCTGTTGGGCTACGTGCCGCTTAGCGTGGACAGTGATGACGACTGGCGGGCGCTGTCGGACCGGCTCGCACATGGCGAGGACCGGCCGTGCGTGTTCTATCTGTCGGTTGGCCCCGATCTGTTCGGCCCGATCGCCCGGCAGTTGGCGGCGCATGGCCTGAATGGGTCGAATGTCCGCATCGTGGTGGAAAAGCCGCTGGGCCACGACCTCGCCTCGGCGCGCGATCTGAACAGCCAGCTCGCCGAGGTGTTTCAGGAGGGTCAGATCTATCGGATCGACCACTACCTGGGAAAGGAGACGGTCCAGAACCTGATGGCGCTGCGTTTCGCCAACGCGCTGTTCGAGCCGGTGTGGAACGCGCGCCACGTCGATCACGTCCAGATTACCGTGGCGGAAAGCGTCGGGGTCGCCGGGCGTGGGGGCTTCTACGACGCCACCGGCGCGACCCGCGACATGGTGCAGAACCACCTGCTGCAACTGCTTTGCCTGACCGCGATGGAGCCGCCGGCGCACTTCGATCCAGACGCGGTGCGCGACGAGAAGGTGAAGGTGCTGCGCTCGCTGACGCCGCCATCCGGCAGCGACGACATCGTGCGCGGCCAGTACCGCGGCAACGAGCGCCTGGAGTCCTACGGCGAAGACGTCGGCGATCCGGCTTCACGCACCGAGAGCTTCGTGGCGATCAAGGCGGCGGTGGCGAACTGGCGCTGGTCGGGCACGCCCTTCTACCTGCGCACCGGCAAGCGTCTGCGCGCCCGGATGTCGGAAATCGCGGTCTTCTTCAAGGACGCGCCGCACTCGATCTTTCCGCATTCGGCTGGCGAGCCCTTGCCGAACGTGCTGGCGATCCGCTTGCAGCCGGATGAGGGGATCACGCTCAGCATGACCATCAAGGACCCCGGTCCCGGCGGCATGCGGCTGACCGGGGCCAACCTGGACATGACCTTCGCGGATGGTCTGGGGCAGCCGGACCTGCGGATGCCCGACGCCTATGAACGGCTGGTGATGGACGTCGTGCGCGGCGACCAGACGCTGTTCATGCGGAGTGACGAGGTCGAGGCGGCCTGGGCCTGGATCGATCCGCTGATCACCGACTGGGCGGAGCGGCGGGATCGCCCCACGCCTTACGACATCGCCTCGTCAGGTCCGGAGGATGCGCTGATGCTGATGCATCGCGACGGTCGGCGCTGGCGGGAGATCGCGATATGACCGCCGGCGTGGACAGCCCGCCCGTGACAGCTTTCCCGGATCGCGACCTCTTGGCTGCCGGCTTGGCCGAGCGCGTCGCCCGGGATTTGGCTGCCGCGATCGACGCGCGGGGGCGGGCCACGCTCGCCGTGCCGGGGGGCGAAACGCCAGGCCGTTTCCTGCGCGCGCTCGCCCAGGCGGATATTGCCTGGATGCGGGTGCGCGTGACCCTGACGGACGAGCGTTGGGTGCCGCCGGAGGACGCGCGGTCGAACGCGCGCCTGGTGCGGGCGAATCTGTTGCACGGACCTGCGGCAGCAGCCGAGTTCGTGCCGCTTTACGCGCCGGGTTTATCCCCTGAAACCGGGGCAGAGCGGCAAAGCCGGGAGCTCGACGAACGCATGCTGCCGCTCGACGTCTGTGTGCTGGGGATGGGGGCGGACGGCCACACGGCCTCGCTGTTCCCGGGGGCCGAGCAGTTGCAAGAGGCGCTGGACCCGGCGTGTCTGCAGTCGCTGGTCGCGGTTCACGCTCCAGGCGCAGGGGAACCGCGCGTCAGCCTGAGTGCCCCCGTGCTGTGCGGCGCCGGCCAAGTTTACCTGTTGATCCAGGGTACGGAGAAACGGGCGGCGCTCGACGCTGCCCTGACGGCGACATCGGCCTTAGAGGCGCCGGTGCGGGTTGTGCTGACGCGTGCCGGCCCGGTTGAGGTGGTCTACGCCGACTGACGTGTGTCGGCATGGCAGGCGCACGCAGCGCCGAACGGAAGGTTGGAACAATGCTGAATTCGACAGTCGCGCAGGTAACCGAGCGGATCCGCGAGCGTAGCCAGGAGACCCGTAGCGCCTATCTTGAGCGATCTCGCCGCGCCGCCGAAGAGGGCCCGGTCCGGGCGGGTCTGTCGTGCAGCAACCTGGCCCACGTGACGGCCGCCTGCGGCGTCCATGACAAAAACGCGTTGGCCAGCGGCAACGCCGGCAACATCGGCATCGTGACCGCCTATAACGATATGCTTTCGGCGCACCAGCCGTTCGAGCGCTTTCCCGAGTTGATCCGCGCGGCCGCGCGTGAGGCGGGCGGGACCGCACAGGTTGCCGGCGGCGTGCCCGCGATGTGCGACGGCGTCACCCAGGGGCAGCCGGGCATGGAGCTCAGCCTGTTCTCCCGCGACACGATCGCACTGTCGACCGGCGTGGCGTTGAGCCACAACGCGTTCGACGCCGCGATTTTCCTGGGCGTGTGCGACAAGATCGTGCCCGGCTTGGTGATCGCTGCGGCCAGCTTCGGGCACATCCCGGCGGTGTTCGCGCCGGCCGGGCCGATGCCCTCGGGCCTGCCCAACGACGAGAAGTCGAAGATACGCCAGCGTTACGCCGCTGGAGAGATCGGTCGCGAGGAACTCCTGCGCGCCGAGATGCGTAGTTATCACGCGCCGGGGACCTGTACCTTCTACGGCACGGCGAATACGAACCAGATGTTGATGGAGTTCATGGGCCTGCATCTGCCGGGCGCCAGCTTTGTCAATCCGAACACGCCGCTGCGCGATGCCCTGACGCGGGAGGCCGCGCGTCGCGCGCTTGCGATCACGGCACTGGGCAACGCCTACACGCCGATCTCGGAGGTGCTCGACGAGCGTGCGTTCGTGAACGGTGTCGTTGGCCTGCTCGCCACCGGTGGCTCGGCCAATTTGACCCTGCACCTGCTGGCGATGGCGCGGGCGGCGGGCGTGCAGCTAACCTGGCAGGACATGTCGGATCTGTCGGAGGTCACGCCGCTGATGTCGCGGGTCTACCCCAACGGCCTGGCCGACGTGAACCAGTTCCACGCGGCCGGCGGCCTGGGCTTCATGATCGGGCAATTGCTCGACCGTGGCCTGCTGCACGCGGACGTGCGCACGATCGCCGGAGACGGCCTACACCGCTATACCCAGGAACCCAAACTGGACGACCACGGCGAGGTCGTTTGGGCGGACGGACAGGCGGAGAGCCTGGACCACTCGATCCTGCGGCCGGCCAATGAGCCCTTCCAGACGACCGGCGGTCTGCAGCTGCTGCGCGGGAACCTGGGCACTGGCGTGATCAAGACCTCGGCGGTGAAAGCGGAGCACCATACGGTGACGGCGCCGGTTCGGATCTTCCACGACCAGGAGGAGATGATAGCTGCCTTCAAGGCCGGTGAGCTGGCCCGTGACGTGATCGTGGTGGTGCGCTTCCAGGGACCGCGGGCGAACGGGATGCCGGAGCTGCACTCCCTGACGCCGTCGCTGGGGGTGCTGCAGGACAAGGGGCATCAGGTTGCACTGGTCACCGACGGCCGCATGTCGGGCGCCTCGGGCAAGGTGCCGGCAGCCGTGCATGTATGCCCGGAGGCGGCCGACGGCGGGCCGCTGGCACGGTTGCGCGACGGCGACGTCGTGTGTCTGGACGCAATCACGGGCAGCCTGAACGTCAAGCTGGACGCCAACGAACTGGCGGCGCGCGAGCCCGCGCGGCCTGACCTGTCCGATTATCACCATGGCCTTGGCCGAGACCTGTTCGCTGCCTTCCGTGGGCACGTCGGGCGGGCCGAAGACGGCGCCAGCGTGGTTGTTTAGCCGTAACTCGGAAAAGCAGCCTCATGGAGCTCAAAGGGGCCCGCCTCAAGGAAATTTCCCGACACACCACTCACGTGGGGAACGCTTTAGAGGCTCTTGTGGTTTAAGCGGTCTAACTGTGCTTGGCAGATGCCAGCCAGGTTCCATGACAGGAGTTTTAGTCGCCGATTCTGTAGCTTGCCGCCGCCTGTTGGCGCGGCGATTCATTGTTGCGAGTGGTTCGCATTCTCACTAACGTCCATCCCGATTCAAACAGTCAGGTATTCCCGAGGGTGCACTCAAGCAGGAGCGCGCGGATGGCGACGCGCCGTAGGGAGGCCGGGACGCGGATGGGATGGGAGCATGGGATCCTCGGCGCAGGAGCTTGCGGTGGAGGCGCTATACCGCCAGCATCAGACGGCGTTGCGCCGGTTTCTCGTGCGCATGCTGCGCTGCGAGGAGACGGCGGCTGAGGTGTCTCAGGAGGCGTGGCTGCGTCTGCTTCGCCGCACGCCAGGACGGCCCGTGGAAGAGCCCCGGGCCTATCTGTTCCAGGTGGCCGCGAATGCTGCCCGCGACCGCATGGCGCGGGAGCGCACGCACGCGGGCGTCGTCGACGGCAGCCCGGTACCCGAGGCGGTGGCGTGCTCCGAGCCGGATGCGGAAACCGCCGCCCTCGCGCGGGAGCGCCTTCTGCTGCTGGCCGAGGCCGTGGACGCGTTATCCCCACGCTGCCGCGAGGTCTTTCTGATGAGCCGGCTTGACGGACTCGCCAACGGCGAGATCGCGGCCCGCCTGGGGATTTCCCGGAACATGGTGGAGAAGCACATCATCCGCGCCCTGGTGCACTGCCGCCGTTGCCTCGACGCCGCCGGGAAATAATTGCATCTTCCCGGTCAGGAGGCGCTGCCCGCGGGCAGTCCAAGATTGTGAACCAAGCGCGGGAGCAGAGCCGGGGCGATACCACCGGTGCCCGCTACAGCTAGCTGGCCGGCCCAGTGAGCTGAACCAGCGTGCACTCGCATCAGATATCCCAGGTAAATTAGTGGTTTAGCGCGTCATTCGGCACGTTCAGCCGATGGCGCTTCACCCGATCCTGACTGGCACGTCATTTGAAACCTTGCACGGTTCCAGCTGATGCGCTTAGTATAACGTTCTAGTGTAACGTTCTACCAATAACATCCGGTCAACCGGAGCCATCGAAAATCCTGAGGAGGGAAGCATGCGAAGGGCGCTATTGGCGGCGGCCGCGATCATCGGCTTGGCCGTGGGAACGGCACATGCCGACGACCAAACGATGTTTGGGGCCGTCCTGAAGACCCCGGCGAACCCGCATTGGGGGGCGATGACGGAAGGCATCAAGGCGGCCGGCGAGCAGCACGGAATCGATATCATCGTCTCGACGGTCGAGAACGAAAGCGCGGCCGAGCAGCAACTCAATAATTGCCAATCGATGCTGCTGCGGGAGCCGGATGCGCTGTTGGTTGGCGCGATCAACTCCAATATTCTTCTGCCGTGCCTGAAGAGCGCGACCGAGCAGGGCATTCCAATTGCGGATCTGGATTTCAACCTGAACCGCGAAATCACCAAGGAAGCCGGGGTCGATGTCACCTTCACCGTCGGCGCGCCCGGCCGGGCCACCGGTAAGGCGGCGGCCGAATTTCTGGCGAATCGACTGGGGGCGGATGCCAGCGGCAGCGTGCTGGTTCTGCGGGGGCTGCCCGGCAACTCCGTCAGCATCGCCCGGACGAAAGGCTTTGAGAGCCGTTTGTCGGAGGTCGCGCCGAACCTGAAGATCGCCGACACGCTGCACGGCGACTGGGATCGCGGCAAATCTGCCAACATCACCAACGACATCCTGCTGCGAACTCCCGATCTCGTCGCCGTGTTCGCGGCGAACGACACGATGGCGCTCGGCGCCACCGAGTCCGCGATCGCAGCGGGGCGAGGCGATATCGAAACGATCGGTGTCGACGGCAGTTCGAGCGCAATCAAGTCGATCCGCTCGGGACGGCTGACGGCGAGCGTTGCGACCTTTCCGTATCTCGTGGGTAAGACGGCCGTCGATGTGCTTGAGAAGGTCGTCCGCGAAGATGCGCAGGTGGACGACTATCAGCACACCGAGATGCTGGTGTTGACCCAGGACGTCCTCGAAACCGGAGAGAACCCGCTTCTGGACTATATCCAATAGCTCCAGGTGGGGTGGCGGGACGCTTGCGCCCGCCACGACCGCTCCTCCACCCAAATTTCGGGAATATTCGGATGAACGCAACGGCATCGTTCATACGCAGGGCCGTACCGTCTCAAGTCACCAGATTGCGCGAATTCGGCTTCCGACTGGAATCCCTGATCGTGCTGGCTCTGCTGCTGATCGTCATGGGCAGCCTGTCACCGCTGTTCTTCAGCTTCACCAACCTGGTCAACATTGTTCTGGCGACTTCGACGATCGGCATCCTGGCGCTTGGCGTGACCTTCGTAATCGGGTCGGCGGGCATCGACCTTTCGGTCGGTTCGGTCATGGCGCTGGCAGGGGTCGTTGGCGCCCTTGTCGTGAACGATCTCGGACTACCCTGGTACTTCGCGGTGGTCGGCAGCCTCGCCGCAGGCGCCGCCTGCGGCTTCGTCAACGGGGTCGTGACCCACTATGGACAGGTCCCAGCCTTCGTCGTGACGCTCGGCATGATGGGGGTGGCGCGCGGCGTCGCGCTGCTTCTGACCGACGGGCAATCGATCTACGGCCTGCCGGAGGCCTTGCTGTTCCTGGGACAGGGGCGTCCCTTCGGTATCCCGGTGCCGGCGATCGTGTTCATTCTGCTTGCTTTCGGGCTGCACTTCATTCTGGTCCGCACGCGCTTCGGCAAGTACGCGGTGGCGATCGGGGACAACGCGACCGGCGCCCGCGCCATGGGCATCCACATCGGCCCGCACCGCGTGAAGCTCTACATGCTGTCCGGCCTGATGGCTGGCGTTGCCGGCTTGCTGACCATGGCCCGCGTGAACGCCGGCGATCCGACGGCGGGCATGACCTTCGAATTAAGCGCGATCACCGCAGCCATTATCGGCGGCACGAACCTCTTCGGTGGCCGCGCGACCGTCGCCGGCACGTTGATCGGTGCCCTGATCATGGGCGTCTTGCAGAACGGCCTGAACCTGCTCGCCGTGCCGACCTTCTGGCAGCAGATCTCGATCGGCATCGTTCTGGTCCTCGCCGTTTGGATCGACCAGGCGTCAAGCCGCAGGAGCGAATAATGGCGCAACTTGAGATACGCAATATCAGGAAGCATTTCGGGCCGATTGAGGTGCTGCGCGGCGTCGATATCTGTGCCGACAAGGGCGAGGTGATCGCCATCGTCGGCGACAACGGGGCCGGGAAATCGACGCTGATGAAGATTATCACCGGTGTCTATCGGCCGAGTTCCGGAGAAATCCGCTTTGACGGCGAAGCGATCCAGGGCGGCGACCCTGCGGTGATTCGCGACTGCGGCATCGAGATGATCTACCAGAACCTCGAGCTGATGAATCAGCAGGATGTCGCCTCGAATATTTTCCTGGGACGCGAGCCCACGCACAGCTTCTTCGGCGCGAAGACCGGCATCATCGATAAACGCGCCGTCTATCGAGGCGCCGAGGAAATGATCTCGCGCCTCAGCGTCCGTCTTCCATCGATCTATCTGAAGGTTGGCAAGCTCTCGGGCGGCCAGCAGCAGTCGGTCGCCATTGCCCGGGCGCTGACGTTCAGCCCCAAGCTGGTGATCATGGACGAGCCGACGGCTGCCCTGGCGGTGCGGGAAATTGAACACGTGCTCGAACTGATCCGCGAACTCAAGCGCCAGGGCATTACGGTCATTCTGATCAGTCACCGGCTGACCGACATCTTCGAGGTCGCCGACCGGGTGATCTCGCTCTACCACGGCGTGGTGAGCGCCGACGAGCAGATCGAGAACACTTCGATGGAACAGGTCGTTGCCCACATCGTCGGGGCCTCCGACGCCTGCAAAGCCCTGGAGGTCGAATAATGGCGCAGGCAATCGACGCCGCCGACGTCGCCGCCCTGATCCAGGACGGAGCGCAAGTGATC
This genomic window contains:
- a CDS encoding ATP-binding cassette domain-containing protein, with the protein product MAQLEIRNIRKHFGPIEVLRGVDICADKGEVIAIVGDNGAGKSTLMKIITGVYRPSSGEIRFDGEAIQGGDPAVIRDCGIEMIYQNLELMNQQDVASNIFLGREPTHSFFGAKTGIIDKRAVYRGAEEMISRLSVRLPSIYLKVGKLSGGQQQSVAIARALTFSPKLVIMDEPTAALAVREIEHVLELIRELKRQGITVILISHRLTDIFEVADRVISLYHGVVSADEQIENTSMEQVVAHIVGASDACKALEVE
- a CDS encoding substrate-binding domain-containing protein, which translates into the protein MRRALLAAAAIIGLAVGTAHADDQTMFGAVLKTPANPHWGAMTEGIKAAGEQHGIDIIVSTVENESAAEQQLNNCQSMLLREPDALLVGAINSNILLPCLKSATEQGIPIADLDFNLNREITKEAGVDVTFTVGAPGRATGKAAAEFLANRLGADASGSVLVLRGLPGNSVSIARTKGFESRLSEVAPNLKIADTLHGDWDRGKSANITNDILLRTPDLVAVFAANDTMALGATESAIAAGRGDIETIGVDGSSSAIKSIRSGRLTASVATFPYLVGKTAVDVLEKVVREDAQVDDYQHTEMLVLTQDVLETGENPLLDYIQ
- a CDS encoding RNA polymerase sigma factor; its protein translation is MGSSAQELAVEALYRQHQTALRRFLVRMLRCEETAAEVSQEAWLRLLRRTPGRPVEEPRAYLFQVAANAARDRMARERTHAGVVDGSPVPEAVACSEPDAETAALARERLLLLAEAVDALSPRCREVFLMSRLDGLANGEIAARLGISRNMVEKHIIRALVHCRRCLDAAGK
- the edd gene encoding phosphogluconate dehydratase; translated protein: MLNSTVAQVTERIRERSQETRSAYLERSRRAAEEGPVRAGLSCSNLAHVTAACGVHDKNALASGNAGNIGIVTAYNDMLSAHQPFERFPELIRAAAREAGGTAQVAGGVPAMCDGVTQGQPGMELSLFSRDTIALSTGVALSHNAFDAAIFLGVCDKIVPGLVIAAASFGHIPAVFAPAGPMPSGLPNDEKSKIRQRYAAGEIGREELLRAEMRSYHAPGTCTFYGTANTNQMLMEFMGLHLPGASFVNPNTPLRDALTREAARRALAITALGNAYTPISEVLDERAFVNGVVGLLATGGSANLTLHLLAMARAAGVQLTWQDMSDLSEVTPLMSRVYPNGLADVNQFHAAGGLGFMIGQLLDRGLLHADVRTIAGDGLHRYTQEPKLDDHGEVVWADGQAESLDHSILRPANEPFQTTGGLQLLRGNLGTGVIKTSAVKAEHHTVTAPVRIFHDQEEMIAAFKAGELARDVIVVVRFQGPRANGMPELHSLTPSLGVLQDKGHQVALVTDGRMSGASGKVPAAVHVCPEAADGGPLARLRDGDVVCLDAITGSLNVKLDANELAAREPARPDLSDYHHGLGRDLFAAFRGHVGRAEDGASVVV
- the pgl gene encoding 6-phosphogluconolactonase; this translates as MTAGVDSPPVTAFPDRDLLAAGLAERVARDLAAAIDARGRATLAVPGGETPGRFLRALAQADIAWMRVRVTLTDERWVPPEDARSNARLVRANLLHGPAAAAEFVPLYAPGLSPETGAERQSRELDERMLPLDVCVLGMGADGHTASLFPGAEQLQEALDPACLQSLVAVHAPGAGEPRVSLSAPVLCGAGQVYLLIQGTEKRAALDAALTATSALEAPVRVVLTRAGPVEVVYAD
- the zwf gene encoding glucose-6-phosphate dehydrogenase, with the protein product MVARVVPVPAFDLIVFGATGDLSKRKLLPALYQRFRDGQLPEAARILGTGRSPMEDDGFRQLAEEAIQNHVAADHRDADSLRRFVSLLGYVPLSVDSDDDWRALSDRLAHGEDRPCVFYLSVGPDLFGPIARQLAAHGLNGSNVRIVVEKPLGHDLASARDLNSQLAEVFQEGQIYRIDHYLGKETVQNLMALRFANALFEPVWNARHVDHVQITVAESVGVAGRGGFYDATGATRDMVQNHLLQLLCLTAMEPPAHFDPDAVRDEKVKVLRSLTPPSGSDDIVRGQYRGNERLESYGEDVGDPASRTESFVAIKAAVANWRWSGTPFYLRTGKRLRARMSEIAVFFKDAPHSIFPHSAGEPLPNVLAIRLQPDEGITLSMTIKDPGPGGMRLTGANLDMTFADGLGQPDLRMPDAYERLVMDVVRGDQTLFMRSDEVEAAWAWIDPLITDWAERRDRPTPYDIASSGPEDALMLMHRDGRRWREIAI
- a CDS encoding ABC transporter permease — protein: MREFGFRLESLIVLALLLIVMGSLSPLFFSFTNLVNIVLATSTIGILALGVTFVIGSAGIDLSVGSVMALAGVVGALVVNDLGLPWYFAVVGSLAAGAACGFVNGVVTHYGQVPAFVVTLGMMGVARGVALLLTDGQSIYGLPEALLFLGQGRPFGIPVPAIVFILLAFGLHFILVRTRFGKYAVAIGDNATGARAMGIHIGPHRVKLYMLSGLMAGVAGLLTMARVNAGDPTAGMTFELSAITAAIIGGTNLFGGRATVAGTLIGALIMGVLQNGLNLLAVPTFWQQISIGIVLVLAVWIDQASSRRSE